Proteins from a single region of Streptomyces sp. TN58:
- a CDS encoding DUF3068 domain-containing protein, producing MRRRASLVLLALAVFCAALAPLLRWYAYPRLAKIPPNQYQEMVLEAKDATLLDYTGGMQPRKVDKVTIVQTLKGNVEASKEIEASAGKDVVVWDTLSYIIGPDGKMVSQIPERYIFDAHTQDPVHATGEMVDGDAVKREGIEFKWPFFTEPRDYLYFDAQTRTSSPIHYVGPRRFKGMDVYYFEQTVPWTKVPMPKKMPIEGIDPATIEAATGTTLWYTAKVRFWVDPVTGAPVNAEQDIQQEMRGGIASGGPDGKLTAFAGHVTMREDYSDHTVDLVKANRTKVLALHTYAPAGLAAAGLALLGAALWLEARGRRTREEADGLSSA from the coding sequence GTGCGACGCAGAGCGAGCCTTGTCCTGCTGGCCCTGGCCGTGTTCTGCGCGGCCCTCGCACCGCTGCTGCGCTGGTACGCGTACCCGCGCCTGGCGAAGATCCCGCCGAACCAGTACCAGGAGATGGTCCTGGAGGCCAAGGACGCGACCCTCCTCGACTACACCGGCGGAATGCAGCCCAGGAAGGTCGACAAGGTCACCATCGTCCAGACCCTCAAGGGCAACGTCGAGGCGTCGAAGGAGATCGAGGCAAGCGCCGGCAAGGACGTCGTGGTCTGGGACACCCTGTCCTACATCATCGGCCCCGACGGCAAGATGGTCTCCCAGATCCCCGAGCGCTACATCTTCGACGCGCACACCCAGGACCCGGTGCACGCCACCGGCGAGATGGTCGACGGCGACGCCGTCAAGCGCGAGGGCATCGAGTTCAAATGGCCCTTCTTCACCGAACCGCGCGACTACCTCTACTTCGACGCCCAGACCCGCACCTCCTCGCCGATCCACTACGTCGGACCGCGCCGCTTCAAGGGCATGGACGTCTACTACTTCGAGCAGACCGTCCCGTGGACCAAGGTGCCCATGCCGAAGAAGATGCCGATCGAGGGCATCGACCCGGCCACGATCGAGGCGGCCACCGGCACCACCCTCTGGTACACGGCCAAGGTGCGGTTCTGGGTCGACCCCGTCACCGGGGCGCCCGTCAACGCCGAACAGGACATCCAGCAGGAGATGCGCGGCGGCATCGCCTCCGGCGGACCCGACGGCAAGCTCACCGCCTTCGCCGGGCACGTGACCATGCGCGAGGACTACTCCGACCACACCGTCGACCTGGTCAAGGCGAACCGTACGAAGGTCCTCGCGCTCCACACCTACGCCCCGGCGGGCCTGGCCGCCGCCGGCCTCGCCCTGCTCGGGGCGGCGCTGTGGCTGGAGGCCCGCGGCCGCCGGACACGGGAAGAGGCGGACGGCCTCAGCTCCGCCTGA
- a CDS encoding SPW_0924 family protein, whose translation MRAFTAAVIGLTAAVALVFAITAFGVPEGETSPKPLLTTAPPAPGK comes from the coding sequence ATGCGCGCATTCACCGCCGCCGTCATCGGCCTCACGGCCGCGGTGGCCCTCGTGTTCGCCATCACGGCCTTCGGCGTGCCCGAAGGCGAGACCTCACCCAAGCCCCTGCTCACCACCGCGCCCCCCGCGCCCGGAAAGTAG
- a CDS encoding lytic transglycosylase domain-containing protein: MSSISGGRGRYRLYRGATAALVCALTAAALTGSRGPSPVAPAPVSASDASGARPLPADPSGGDSSYFTELPPLVSPEPPAVPQPGGPPQARPREEAAAPQPAAAVAVGAAAQGIPASVLAAYRNAERTVGRSDPGCGLRWQLLAAIGKVESGQARGGQVDAAGTTLRPILGPVLDGNGFANIADTDGGAYDGDARYDRAVGPMQFIPSTWAAWGQDADGDGRRNPNNVHDAALAAARYLCAGTRDLRVDADLDRAVLSYNRSTEYLRTVRSWFAYYLKGTHEVPDTGGGTAPVPAAKPNPRPTPTPTPTPAPTPTPQPSPTPTPTPTPTPTPTPTPTPAPTPTPTPTPTPTPTPTPTPTPTPTPTPTPTPTPTPTPTPTGSPSPKPSPSPTASARPTPAPSPTASAKPGSSPAPGPTATRTR; this comes from the coding sequence ATGTCGTCCATATCAGGCGGGCGCGGGCGCTACAGGCTGTACCGGGGCGCCACCGCCGCCCTGGTCTGCGCACTGACGGCCGCGGCGCTGACCGGCTCCCGCGGCCCGTCGCCCGTCGCCCCGGCCCCGGTGTCGGCGTCGGACGCGAGCGGTGCGCGGCCCCTTCCGGCGGACCCGAGCGGCGGCGACTCGTCGTACTTCACCGAACTCCCGCCGCTGGTCAGCCCCGAGCCGCCGGCCGTGCCGCAGCCGGGCGGGCCGCCGCAGGCCCGGCCCCGGGAAGAGGCTGCCGCGCCGCAGCCCGCGGCGGCGGTCGCCGTCGGCGCGGCCGCGCAGGGCATACCGGCGAGCGTGCTCGCGGCGTACCGGAACGCGGAGCGGACGGTCGGGCGGAGCGATCCCGGCTGCGGCCTGCGCTGGCAACTCCTCGCGGCCATCGGCAAGGTGGAGTCCGGTCAGGCGCGCGGCGGGCAGGTGGACGCCGCCGGGACCACACTGCGGCCGATCCTGGGCCCGGTACTCGACGGCAACGGCTTCGCGAACATCGCGGACACCGACGGCGGGGCCTACGACGGGGACGCGCGGTACGACCGGGCGGTCGGACCGATGCAGTTCATCCCCTCCACGTGGGCGGCGTGGGGCCAGGACGCGGACGGCGACGGCCGGCGCAACCCGAACAACGTGCACGACGCGGCCCTCGCGGCCGCCCGTTACCTGTGCGCGGGCACCCGGGACCTGCGCGTCGACGCGGACCTGGACCGTGCCGTGCTGTCCTACAACCGGTCGACGGAGTACCTGCGGACGGTGCGCTCCTGGTTCGCGTACTACCTCAAGGGCACCCACGAGGTCCCGGACACGGGCGGCGGCACGGCGCCGGTCCCGGCGGCGAAGCCGAACCCGAGGCCTACGCCCACACCTACGCCCACGCCGGCCCCGACTCCCACCCCGCAGCCGTCCCCGACGCCGACGCCGACGCCGACTCCCACGCCTACGCCGACGCCTACGCCGACCCCGGCTCCCACGCCTACGCCGACGCCTACGCCGACCCCGACTCCGACTCCCACGCCCACCCCGACTCCCACACCGACCCCTACCCCCACCCCGACTCCCACACCGACCCCTACCCCCACCCCGACGGGCAGCCCGTCCCCGAAGCCGTCCCCGAGCCCGACCGCCAGTGCCCGGCCCACTCCCGCGCCCAGCCCCACGGCCTCCGCGAAGCCCGGCTCCAGCCCCGCGCCGGGCCCGACGGCGACGCGTACCCGGTAG